The Polynucleobacter necessarius genome window below encodes:
- a CDS encoding ABC transporter permease — MNRWQRFKNSRAGYASLWIFLVLFGLSLCAELIANDKPLVVCYEGKTYFPIVKSQPETVFGGDFATPTDFLDPDIRHNITSNGNWAIYPPIHYSYETLNYFSKVPNPAPPSAENWLGTDDRGRDVLARLIYGFRLSILFGLALTFVGVSVGIITGSLMGFFGGKFDLISQRLIEIWSAMPELYLLIIFASIFNPSVALLIILLAAFGWMGLSDYVRAEFFRNRALEYVRAARALGLTNVQIMWRHILPNSLTPVITFLPFRMSAAILSLTSLDFLGLGVPPGTPSLGELLSQGRSNLDAWWISLSTFVGLVATLLLLTFMGEALRNVFDSRKAGLMSGGRS; from the coding sequence ATGAATCGTTGGCAACGATTTAAAAATAGTCGTGCCGGCTACGCGAGCCTGTGGATTTTTTTAGTGCTCTTCGGGCTATCTCTCTGCGCAGAGCTGATTGCGAATGACAAACCACTAGTAGTGTGCTACGAAGGTAAGACTTATTTTCCAATTGTAAAAAGTCAACCCGAAACGGTTTTTGGCGGAGACTTTGCTACACCAACGGATTTTTTGGATCCCGATATACGTCATAACATCACTAGTAACGGCAATTGGGCCATTTATCCTCCAATTCATTACAGCTACGAGACGCTCAATTACTTCTCCAAAGTACCCAATCCAGCGCCACCATCGGCCGAGAACTGGCTTGGTACGGATGATCGCGGGCGTGATGTATTGGCTCGTCTGATTTATGGTTTTCGTTTGTCTATTCTCTTTGGATTAGCGTTAACCTTTGTTGGGGTAAGTGTTGGCATTATCACCGGATCTCTGATGGGATTTTTTGGTGGAAAGTTTGATTTGATTTCTCAACGCCTCATCGAAATTTGGTCGGCAATGCCCGAGTTGTACTTGCTGATTATTTTTGCTTCGATCTTTAACCCTAGTGTGGCGCTATTAATTATTTTGTTGGCAGCTTTCGGGTGGATGGGGCTTTCCGATTATGTTCGAGCTGAATTTTTCCGCAATCGTGCGCTCGAGTATGTCCGTGCCGCACGAGCATTAGGACTCACTAATGTACAAATTATGTGGCGTCACATTTTGCCTAACAGTCTCACGCCAGTAATTACCTTTTTGCCATTTCGCATGAGTGCAGCGATTTTGTCTTTAACAAGCTTGGACTTTTTAGGCTTGGGTGTTCCTCCTGGTACCCCTAGTTTGGGTGAATTGCTCTCCCAGGGTAGAAGTAATCTTGATGCTTGGTGGATCTCTTTATCCACCTTCGTAGGTTTGGTGGCCACATTACTGCTTTTGACCTTCATGGGTGAGGCGCTACGTAATGTCTTTGATTCGCGCAAGGCAGGCTTGATGAGCGGAGGGCGCTCATGA
- a CDS encoding ABC transporter ATP-binding protein, giving the protein MSLMRYENLCISFGAGRREKFAVNHLDLEIGVGERVALVGESGSGKTLTALAPLRLEPEGTKVSGKILWNQKDGKGEIDLRSLPIEDIREIRGRKIAMVFQEPMTALNPLFTVGNQIIEAVQIYQPLISKVDAIDAVIDLLRKTGIPEPERRFYSYPHQLSGGQRQRAMIAMALACKPRLLIADEPTTALDVSLRLQILELLKELQEESKNDGGMGILLITHDLNLVKHFAQRVAVLNQGILMEAGITKQVFDHPTDPYTRALVNSEPVRSLAPVMPLAPVLLKTEELSVAYPSSESVSWFKKAPPHKVLKKVSFALKQGQTIGVIGESGSGKTTLGMAVLGLLGDSAAEVSGTVDVLGSNWQKLKPIERRVMRSSLQVIFQDPFGSLSPRMNILQLVSEGLGVHFPKFSSQERESRVVDMLKEVGLDRSALQRYPHEFSGGQRQRIAIARALILRPQILVLDEPTSALDVSIQKQVLALLSELQKKYNLTYLMISHDLAVIRAMSHEVMVLKGGKVVEFGDTETLIKHPRQTYTKELFAAAELT; this is encoded by the coding sequence ATGAGTTTGATGCGTTATGAGAATCTCTGTATCTCATTTGGAGCGGGGCGACGCGAAAAATTTGCTGTGAATCATCTCGATTTAGAGATTGGCGTTGGTGAACGCGTTGCCTTAGTTGGAGAGTCGGGCTCAGGTAAGACTTTGACAGCCTTGGCGCCATTACGCCTCGAACCAGAGGGGACTAAGGTATCTGGCAAGATACTGTGGAATCAAAAAGATGGGAAGGGTGAAATTGATTTGCGTTCCTTGCCCATAGAAGATATTCGTGAAATCCGTGGCCGAAAAATTGCAATGGTGTTCCAGGAGCCTATGACAGCCTTGAACCCCTTGTTTACTGTTGGCAATCAAATTATTGAAGCTGTACAGATCTATCAGCCGCTTATCTCTAAAGTAGATGCAATCGATGCCGTGATTGATTTGCTACGCAAGACAGGCATTCCCGAGCCTGAGAGACGCTTTTATTCTTATCCACATCAGCTCTCTGGCGGTCAAAGACAGCGTGCCATGATTGCCATGGCGTTAGCCTGTAAGCCTCGCTTGCTTATTGCGGATGAACCAACGACTGCTTTGGATGTGAGTTTGCGTTTGCAAATTTTGGAGCTGCTCAAAGAATTACAAGAAGAATCAAAAAATGATGGTGGCATGGGTATTCTTCTGATTACTCATGACCTCAATTTGGTAAAGCATTTTGCGCAACGTGTAGCGGTGTTAAATCAAGGTATTTTGATGGAGGCTGGAATCACCAAACAGGTATTTGATCATCCTACTGATCCTTACACTCGTGCTCTTGTGAATAGTGAGCCGGTTCGTAGCTTAGCGCCAGTCATGCCCTTGGCACCAGTGCTCCTGAAGACCGAAGAACTCTCCGTTGCCTATCCTAGTTCAGAGTCGGTATCTTGGTTTAAAAAAGCACCACCTCATAAGGTTCTAAAGAAGGTGAGTTTTGCGTTAAAGCAAGGCCAAACTATAGGTGTGATTGGCGAGTCAGGCTCTGGTAAGACAACCCTTGGCATGGCGGTACTTGGGTTATTGGGTGATTCTGCTGCAGAGGTAAGTGGAACTGTTGATGTACTCGGAAGTAATTGGCAAAAACTGAAACCGATTGAACGTCGTGTGATGCGTTCGAGTTTGCAAGTCATCTTTCAGGATCCATTTGGATCGCTATCACCACGTATGAATATCCTACAACTTGTTTCCGAAGGTTTGGGTGTACATTTTCCAAAATTCTCTTCGCAGGAGCGTGAGTCTCGCGTAGTCGATATGTTGAAAGAGGTGGGGCTTGATCGTTCAGCATTACAGCGCTATCCCCATGAATTTTCTGGTGGCCAGCGCCAAAGGATTGCTATTGCGCGTGCTTTAATTTTGCGTCCACAGATTTTGGTATTGGATGAACCCACTTCTGCATTAGATGTGTCTATTCAGAAACAGGTACTCGCTTTATTGTCGGAATTGCAGAAGAAGTACAACTTGACCTATCTCATGATTAGCCATGATTTAGCGGTGATTCGGGCAATGTCTCATGAGGTGATGGTTCTTAAGGGAGGCAAGGTCGTCGAGTTTGGTGATACAGAAACCTTGATAAAGCATCCCCGCCAAACTTACACAAAAGAACTTTTTGCAGCCGCAGAACTGACGTAG
- a CDS encoding C40 family peptidase, producing MLLHLLGLSLSVFICVSAQASDSAASADSALPKESMFQAGKSYIFRVSDRLADTVTGKSEDLINRAMEVIGVRYRWDTELPQSGLDGSGFVGYVFKDKLGFLLPCKSTQMSRVGKPITREELQPGDLVFFNTMRLTFSHVGIYVGDNKFIHSPSKGTNVRVDDLGSLYWDKRFDGARRLDSSDNLNDAERQELLNEVKNLKRKSQSL from the coding sequence ATGCTCCTACATCTCTTAGGTCTTAGCCTAAGTGTTTTCATTTGCGTAAGCGCTCAAGCTTCAGATTCTGCAGCATCGGCGGACTCTGCCCTTCCAAAAGAGAGTATGTTCCAAGCAGGTAAGTCATACATTTTTCGCGTTTCTGATCGTTTAGCAGATACCGTGACTGGTAAATCAGAAGATTTAATTAACCGTGCGATGGAAGTGATTGGCGTGCGTTATCGCTGGGATACGGAGTTGCCGCAATCAGGATTAGATGGCAGCGGTTTTGTGGGTTACGTTTTTAAAGACAAACTGGGATTCTTGTTGCCATGTAAATCGACCCAGATGAGCCGTGTTGGTAAGCCAATTACCCGTGAAGAGTTGCAACCAGGTGACCTCGTGTTTTTCAATACGATGCGTTTAACCTTTTCTCATGTTGGCATCTATGTAGGCGACAACAAGTTCATTCATTCACCATCAAAAGGGACGAATGTTCGTGTCGATGATCTCGGCAGTCTTTATTGGGATAAACGCTTCGATGGTGCACGTCGTTTAGACAGTAGCGATAATTTGAATGACGCCGAACGACAAGAGCTTCTTAACGAAGTAAAAAATCTCAAGCGTAAGTCACAGAGTCTTTAG
- the scpB gene encoding SMC-Scp complex subunit ScpB translates to MDDHNKRVIETALLCAQGPLTVAELARLFVEDITTADIDEALVELQRAWDDKGMELVHIATGWRFQSCLSMREYLDRISPEKPPKYSRAVMETLAIIAYRQPVTRGEIEEIRGVAVSTNVMKQLEDRGWVEVIGHKETIGRPGLYATTKQFLDDLSLTNLQSLPILEDAAPMAAAEQLGQAVMEFDPFATVETVLIDGEVEEIEIAAENTVEVDAAEVVAEEGTDEVTPEFDNKSDETK, encoded by the coding sequence ATGGATGATCACAATAAGCGCGTAATCGAAACAGCCCTTCTATGTGCGCAGGGGCCACTCACCGTAGCTGAGTTGGCTCGCCTATTTGTTGAGGACATCACTACAGCAGATATTGATGAGGCACTCGTTGAATTGCAACGCGCCTGGGATGATAAGGGCATGGAGTTGGTGCATATCGCAACGGGCTGGCGTTTTCAGAGTTGTTTGTCGATGCGCGAGTATCTTGATCGTATTTCTCCAGAGAAGCCACCAAAATATTCTCGTGCTGTCATGGAAACGCTGGCAATCATCGCTTATCGCCAACCTGTGACCCGTGGTGAGATTGAAGAAATTCGTGGCGTTGCTGTAAGTACCAATGTGATGAAGCAGTTAGAAGATCGTGGCTGGGTAGAAGTGATTGGTCATAAAGAAACAATTGGCCGTCCGGGTTTATACGCCACCACTAAGCAATTTTTGGATGATCTCAGTCTGACTAATCTACAAAGCTTACCAATCTTAGAGGATGCGGCGCCTATGGCTGCTGCTGAGCAATTGGGACAAGCGGTAATGGAGTTTGATCCATTCGCAACTGTAGAGACAGTGTTGATCGATGGTGAAGTCGAAGAAATTGAAATTGCTGCAGAAAATACGGTGGAAGTAGACGCAGCTGAAGTAGTTGCGGAAGAAGGAACCGATGAAGTTACTCCTGAGTTTGATAACAAATCAGACGAAACAAAATAA